The nucleotide sequence GTCATATATTGCTATTCAGACTTCTCTAGTGATGCAGATCCAGaataaaagtaaaacaaaatgtatttctatttacttttacttaattctgtttattttttattagaaAAATCCTTGCCTTCGTAATTAACTCGCTGGTAATTAGCTATGTCGTTCGTTGAGCTATACTGATCTTTTGTCTTTAGATAAGTTAAATAATTTCTAACCAAAATTTTGAGCACTCTCTCAAAAATGAGTTAGCCCAATCCATATCCAAGAGTCcaatttaatacaaatttacTCAGATCTGTAATTACAAATACCTAGATCTGAATAACTGCAATATCTTTAGGGGTATTTCGGATCAAATTTGAGATGATTTACGAAATATAGTGACCTAGCGTTAAAAGTCTTACAAATTCTATACTCCAAACACTGAATAAAATACAAGTTTTACCTTATAAACACATATGTCGACGGGGTCCATTTGAAAGTTAAAAAAATGGCATTTTCAGCAAGCTTAATTATACCACCTCCTCTGGGTAGTGATATTCCGTATGAACATTCGTTGAACCGGCCGAAATATTATCGGAAGGCTGTGGCCCAATTGACAGTAAGAATTTGCGTATTTACACAGATTTGCTTTACCAAGATCGACTGTTGCAGGTCAGCATGGTTGTGACATTGACCACAGCAGCCATTTTTGTGCTATTAAGTGAAAGTGCGTTGTATTCCCTATCGCAAAATTGGAAGCTGGGATTTGCAGCCTTAATTTACTTGACAATAATTAATTTACTTGTATTTTGGAAATCTGCAAGCAAAACCGTTTTATTAGCTTTGTACGCAGCAGCCCAGATGATGACCCTCCCATATTGGTAGGACTGTTCTGTTGGAAATGTTCTTTCCTTTTTTACCAAAGTACTTATCCACAGTGCCTCGCTTGTTCTAAACATTCGAAGGATGATCGATGGCCATATCGAAAAGAAGGAGTGTGTTATGGCCGCCATAGGTATAGTTCCAGACATCATATGCCTAAGTATTTTTATAGTCTCCATGTGCCTGGGGGGTCATGGTGGTGGTAGTGGAAGCAGTGATTTTTCCAGTACCAGTACCAGCAGTAGCAGTGGCAGTGGTGGAAGTTCCAGTGGAGGAAGCAGCGGTGGAGGAAGCAGCGGTGGAGGAAGCGGTGGTAGCTAAATTCACATACCATTCATAACTTGTATTGATATGTGTACGTAAAAGTAAAGGATTAAATGAATTCAACAAGTTATTGGACTTTTAAATCTATATAGGGCTCTAAGAAACCGTAGTATAAGAAAACTAGTAGTCAATGCTACATTTAATACAACAAAAAAGTTATCTTTGTTCCGTACACTTTCAGATGCTTATTGAGGACGAGGTTCATGGAGTAATTGAACTGCCCAGCCATATTCAGGAGATCGTAGAGCATCCCCTTTTTCAGCGACTTAAAAAGGTCCACCAACTGGGTCTCATACCATGGTCCCTCGACAAGAAGGCCAATCACAAGCGATTCGATCATTGTCTTGGGTAAATATTAAGAGcgtataatttaaatttaaaacgaaatatatatatttttcatataCAAGAGCCTACAAAAGCGCGCAGGATCATCTAAGGGCCATTGAACGGAACTCGCATTATGAGCCAAAACTACCGGATTGGTGTCATCAGGCGGTGGAAATAGCTGCCCTTTTGCACGATATAGGACATGGACCGATGTCACATGCTTGGGAGTATGCTTGCCATCATAGGTTTGATGTAAGTTATATTTAATCCGGTGTAGATGTATGATAGTGCTTACGACTTGACTTTCTTTTAGCACGAGCAAAACGCATTGGCCTGTGTGGATCTCATTTTTAAAGATGCCGTTAATCAGGAGCTGGTCTCCTTAAGGGACGATGGTAGCGGGCGAGGAGTTCAATTGATAAAGGCTTTGATTCTGGGATGCAGTGACTCTCTTTCGTTTCCCATGATGGGTCATACTTACATCTTTGATATTGTTCATAATCGTCGCTGCGGATTGGATGTAGATAAATGGGATTACCTGCGCCGCGATAACAATCGCTTGAAAGTCCTCAACTCAGCGGATATGGATTTTAATGATGTATTTCTTCAGGCCCGCATATCGGTCGATGGACAACGCATAGAGTATCGTTATCAGGATTTTCATCGTATATATCGCTTGTTCGAGGCCAGAACGCGGCTCCATGTGGCTGCTTATCAAAGTCCCCGTACATGTGCCATGGATAGTATTTTTGCCAGTGCAGTACAACGGTTGGCTCCTGATCTCCTTAACATTCGATCGGATAACCCAGAATGGCTAAAACTGCACGATGATCATGTTTTACATGTAATTGAAAAGGATCCCATATCGACATATATAAAGGATCCCCAAAGAATTGTAGAAGTATCAAGCAATGATTCTTCCGCATTGAATATCATACGGGTGCATAGGGAAATACCCGGTCCTTGGGAGGCTATGAAATCAGAAGAGGCTTTCGCGTTGTTTGACAATAAGCGGTAtgcaaaatatatttaataaacatAAACCATTTCCTAATTGTTTTATCTATCCTCAGCAAAAAGCGTCCAGTTAATCGATGCGCGAGACCGACAATAATAAACAAGTGCTATAAGTTAGAGTAAAAATCTCCAGCAGAGAATTTCCAGTTCATAGAATAGTTTATGTAAAAACCACCAACCAATCGTTCTTTTTCCTTAAATTcgctatatatatttaaaccgACATATTCTCATGacattatatataaatactcGAAATGTTGTTTACGTTTTTTAACCCATTATCGTTGGTTTTATAAGTTAATTTTGTTATTAGTAttttgtgttttccgtttcaTAGTTAAAATAGTAAAAAAGTACAAAAGCAAAGTGTTCTtaaaatattcatttattaGTTTATACATTGTATTATCATAATCGTCTTAAAACTAAAATactaaaacaaaaatttcaacAGTTCACTTGAAGACATCACAATACAAATTCAGGTCTTTCTAATATTAAGTACTTACTAATCAATATAAATATAAGATGGATTTGTCATATTTTTGATAACCATTTTGAAATATACACAAGAAAAACAATCATTTAGCTAAAACATAATGGGGAACTTAGCTGACTACAGGTTTGAGTACAATTTTGTTGGTCATATTTGTTTCTACATTTGATCGCGATCTTTAAAGTATCCAGTTTAATTGCCAATTAGGCCGGGCAGATGAGCTGAATCTGTGATAATTCGCTGGGGTAAGTGGGCAGCTAAATATTGTTTATGGAGTCTCTGGCGGCAAAACTGATAGAACTCGATCTCATTTGTAAAGTTCCGACGCACTATATCCTTTACATGTTCGCTGACCGGCGGCTTAAAGTTGTTCTTATTGATCTTCGTTAAGTATTCAGCGCTAGCTATAAGATGATAAATCAAAATACATAGATGTGGTTAGAGGTTTATAACTCATATGTGTCAAGTTAACATAAAGTTTTCAGTAAAATGGTATACTTTATTCGTCTGAAAAGTTTATATAAAGTTTATGTAATCTTGATCaggagtcgatctagccatgatCTTGATCAACAATACATATACTTATATGGTCGGAAACGGTTCAGACAGTTTTCACAACATTtcttaacaaaataaaattggtTTCAATTCAAAGCTTGCCCGATTAAAAAAGTCCAACAGCCGTCATTTtgaaagaataaaaaaattacaaatgtttttacttattttaaaagaataaaataataaaaaatgtttttgattATATAAGAGCAAAGTAATCGAAAGGACAAGTTACAAAATCCTAGCACaataaaaaatcataaaaagcACGCAAAGTTTGCTATTCTATATGTACCGCCCGTCTTAAAagagatttatttatttatattaattttagaTTACTTTAAGAGTGGCTGAATTTAGTTTTAGTTGACCACTAGATTTCTATAAACTTACTTGCATAAATATCTCGAACGCCCTCGAAAAACCGTGGTACATATTTTTCCAGGACGGAGAGTGTGGTGTTGAGATCTTCGAGTACACCGACAACAGCATACTGCTGCTCTACGGCAAATTTGGCTCGTTCAAGAGCACCCAAGGTGTTAAAAGGCCTAAAATGTATTAGAGTcattaattaaaaagttatttgCCCAATTTTATCGTAtacttattttaaattacTCAGTAATTCAACAGTgtaacttttttatttttaaggctACACAAAAAGAAACTTACGTGCACTCGTAGTCGTGACCGCAGAAAAATAAGCTCTGTCTGCGATGATCGCCAATTCCCTCCACCGTGACTCCCTGAGTATAGGTGCACTCCTGATCGCCATTAAGAACACATGTTTCAAAATCCTTCTTAAGCCAAGCAGGATGGGGCAATGGTAGATCGGGAAAGGCTGCTTTTCGCTCTACAAAATACCAAGGAGCCCTCACGTAGTAAAACCAACTGATGACACGCTCCACAGGATCACGAACCACATTTAGGTAAATTGGTTTGGGCAGATTGAACTTGGTAAAGTTGGTAAAGCACACATGCTTGATAAAGACTGAGGGTTCCGGGAGCTCACTGATCACTTCGGCCATTTCCTGCTGCTGGTCCTCCGCCAAACGAATTGTCTCAACTTTTTGGACTGCATCGCGATGGAACTGAAAATTATTACGCTCGGAAAGTCGTCGAAGAAGCTCCATGAACGTCTGACTTCCAACTTTAGGAACTCGATTGAAAAATACCAGTTCCATTTGGGCCTTGCGGGTATTATTCAAATCCCGCACGTTTAAGGAGGACATCTGGTAATGAGtttgaaaaataattattaaaaataaaatacaaacaatttataaatgtaataaTGTGGTTTCTTTTACCTTTAGATCCTTGGTACTTGATATGCATTTTGGGCAAAGGGTATGTTTTTTATGGCCTAATTAGACATTCAAATAACTGGGCAGAACAGTTTCTTAAACAAATTGAACGGCTTAGACGTTAATATAGGGCAAAGAAACCCCTCAACAAACCATTTCTTTATgtcaaatataaaatatataaaaatatacttttgcattttttcagtcaaaatattttctttattggCGTTAGTTTTATCTGAAACCTTTAATGAAGATTGTTCTCGAGTTGTAGGGCCAAATATTGTTTATACAAACGCTGCTTGCAGAAGTAGTAGAACTCATATTCGTTGGTAAAGTTCCGCCTTACCATCTCCCTAACATCAGGATCTATATGGGGCTTGCGATTATTGCGATTCCGATTTCGAATAGCTTTGCTGTGCACTGAAAGAGATAAATCCATGACTCTTGATACCTTGTCGACGATACTTGAACACTTTTTGAATTTAACCCCGGGGACTACCTACATTTATATAGAAAACGAGCGTGATTGAAGAATCTGGGAATGTATTTCTCCAACACAGTCAGGGTTATGTTTCTTTCTTCTAATGTGCCCACCACAGAATATTCTTTCTCCACTCTTCGTTTAGCTACCTGTATAGCGTGTGGGGAATTAAAGGGCCTACAGGAGGGTAATACTTTAAACTTAGGTCAACGAAGCCTTGAACTACTCACAAGCAATCGGCTTCATTGCCGCAAAAGTACAGGGATTGTCTCTTGAAGTCCTGAATGTAATCCCCAACTGAATATTGGACGAAGAGGCATTCTGGACTTGCACTTCTCACACAGTCGTTGAAACTCTGTTGGTACCACTCATCGGACCTCTCAGGACGTCCTGGGTACATCCTTCTGTATATTGTTCTCTTAACCCAAGAGCGTCTCTTGTGGAAGTCTGTAATCATCCGATCGATGGGATCCTTTACAAGGGAGATATATATTGGTTTCTTGTACCCATAACTAGCAAAGTCCAGCCAATTGGAGTGGGCCATGTAGATCGATCCACTCTCCAGTTCATTAGCCCATTCCGCTTCGGTCAGCTGCTCCTTTTCAGTGCGAGTTCTGTTCATCGTTCTAACAGGTCCATTGAGCACCACATTGATAT is from Drosophila suzukii chromosome 3, CBGP_Dsuzu_IsoJpt1.0, whole genome shotgun sequence and encodes:
- the LOC108020449 gene encoding uncharacterized protein, whose protein sequence is MVVTLTTAAIFVLLSESALYSLSQNWKLGFAALIYLTIINLLVFWKSASKTVLLALYAAAQMMTLPYCASLVLNIRRMIDGHIEKKECVMAAIGIVPDIICLSIFIVSMCLGGHGGGSGSSDFSSTSTSSSSGSGGSSSGGSSGGGSSGGGSGGS
- the fal gene encoding deoxynucleoside triphosphate triphosphohydrolase SAMHD1, translated to MSASAVIRSPAQRRRTLPTPPPPPFDSKLPLNRQQQQPNEQQQKQPPAVQSMLIEDEVHGVIELPSHIQEIVEHPLFQRLKKVHQLGLIPWSLDKKANHKRFDHCLGAYKSAQDHLRAIERNSHYEPKLPDWCHQAVEIAALLHDIGHGPMSHAWEYACHHRFDHEQNALACVDLIFKDAVNQELVSLRDDGSGRGVQLIKALILGCSDSLSFPMMGHTYIFDIVHNRRCGLDVDKWDYLRRDNNRLKVLNSADMDFNDVFLQARISVDGQRIEYRYQDFHRIYRLFEARTRLHVAAYQSPRTCAMDSIFASAVQRLAPDLLNIRSDNPEWLKLHDDHVLHVIEKDPISTYIKDPQRIVEVSSNDSSALNIIRVHREIPGPWEAMKSEEAFALFDNKRKKRPVNRCARPTIINKCYKLE
- the LOC108020448 gene encoding heparan sulfate 2-O-sulfotransferase pipe isoform X3, whose protein sequence is MSLNAERSYKMKLRDVENAFKYRRIPYPKRSVELIALLAISCTFFLFMHTNKLNSRLKEMEVKLQPSEFSALGLTGNHISGHDAGKHDDINTLHGTYQYLKSTGQMSSLNVRDLNNTRKAQMELVFFNRVPKVGSQTFMELLRRLSERNNFQFHRDAVQKVETIRLAEDQQQEMAEVISELPEPSVFIKHVCFTNFTKFNLPKPIYLNVVRDPVERVISWFYYVRAPWYFVERKAAFPDLPLPHPAWLKKDFETCVLNGDQECTYTQGVTVEGIGDHRRQSLFFCGHDYECTPFNTLGALERAKFAVEQQYAVVGVLEDLNTTLSVLEKYVPRFFEGVRDIYATSAEYLTKINKNNFKPPVSEHVKDIVRRNFTNEIEFYQFCRQRLHKQYLAAHLPQRIITDSAHLPGLIGN
- the LOC108020448 gene encoding heparan sulfate 2-O-sulfotransferase pipe isoform X7; this translates as MSLNAERSYKMKLRDVENAFKYRRIPYPKRSVELIALLAISCTFFLFMHTNKLNSRLKEMEVKLQPSEFSALGLTGNHISGHDAGKHDDINTLHGTYQYLKSTGQLGRVTPMYLNNTRFAGSGLVVFNRPTRVDSEQMLPLFRQLAAMNDINVVLNGPVRTMNRTRTEKEQLTEAEWANELESGSIYMAHSNWLDFASYGYKKPIYISLVKDPIDRMITDFHKRRSWVKRTIYRRMYPGRPERSDEWYQQSFNDCVRSASPECLFVQYSVGDYIQDFKRQSLYFCGNEADCLPFNSPHAIQVAKRRVEKEYSVVGTLEERNITLTVLEKYIPRFFNHARFLYKLHSKAIRNRNRNNRKPHIDPDVREMVRRNFTNEYEFYYFCKQRLYKQYLALQLENNLH